The Syntrophaceae bacterium genome contains a region encoding:
- a CDS encoding 4-hydroxybutyrate CoA-transferase: MDWREIYKQKRVSVEEAAKVIKSNDRVFAMAASGLPYELLKEIDKRRNELENVTVMSGIVLYPYEFFKPGSQGGIRFTSVFMGPFERMGCSQGTVDVFAYQFGKIDYTTRNVFKGNVFCIEVSPPDDNGDMSFGVMGTLCGKIAVEHADTVIVSVNKRTPYVYGPKEAFVNVKDVDYICEHDHEIPELPDAPITDIDRQIAHHIVSRIDDGATIQIGIGGLGNAVGFFLEGHKDLGIHTEMLVDSMISLAEKGVVNGKRKTLHPNEIIFSFGLGKKKLYDFVHKNDAVKAHPIDYVGNPYTIGRNSQFVSINNALMCDLTGQVCSESVGYRQFSATGGQLDFVRGAQLSPGGQSFIALESTTKQKDGTLLSRITCALPPGAVVTTPRTDVQYVVTEHGIADLKCKSIKDRIREMIRVAHPQFRDQLEKEARENHFYES; the protein is encoded by the coding sequence GTGGACTGGAGGGAAATCTACAAGCAGAAACGGGTGTCCGTGGAGGAAGCGGCAAAAGTCATCAAGTCGAACGACAGGGTATTCGCCATGGCCGCGTCGGGCCTTCCGTACGAATTGCTGAAGGAGATCGACAAGCGCAGGAACGAGCTGGAGAACGTGACCGTGATGAGCGGCATCGTGCTCTACCCTTACGAATTCTTCAAGCCGGGAAGCCAGGGAGGGATCCGCTTCACATCCGTCTTCATGGGCCCTTTCGAACGGATGGGCTGCTCCCAGGGCACGGTTGACGTCTTCGCCTACCAGTTCGGCAAAATCGACTACACGACCCGGAACGTCTTCAAGGGCAATGTCTTCTGCATCGAGGTGTCTCCGCCCGACGATAACGGCGACATGAGCTTCGGCGTCATGGGCACCCTCTGCGGCAAGATCGCCGTGGAGCACGCCGATACGGTCATCGTCTCGGTCAACAAGCGGACCCCTTATGTCTACGGTCCGAAGGAAGCCTTCGTGAACGTGAAGGACGTCGATTACATCTGCGAGCACGACCACGAGATTCCGGAGCTTCCCGATGCGCCGATCACGGACATCGACCGGCAGATCGCCCACCATATCGTCTCCCGGATCGATGACGGCGCCACCATCCAGATCGGCATCGGCGGCCTGGGAAACGCCGTCGGCTTCTTCCTGGAGGGCCACAAGGACCTGGGCATCCACACGGAGATGCTCGTGGACTCCATGATCAGCCTGGCCGAGAAGGGGGTTGTAAACGGGAAGCGGAAAACCCTGCATCCGAACGAAATCATCTTCAGCTTCGGCCTCGGGAAGAAAAAGCTCTATGACTTTGTCCACAAGAACGATGCCGTGAAGGCCCATCCCATCGATTACGTGGGGAATCCTTACACCATCGGCCGGAACAGCCAGTTTGTCTCCATCAACAACGCCCTCATGTGCGACCTGACCGGACAGGTGTGCTCCGAGTCGGTCGGTTACCGGCAGTTCAGCGCCACGGGCGGTCAGCTCGATTTCGTCCGGGGCGCCCAGCTCTCCCCGGGTGGGCAGTCCTTCATCGCCCTCGAGTCCACGACGAAACAGAAGGACGGCACGCTCCTGTCCCGCATCACCTGCGCCCTGCCTCCCGGTGCCGTCGTCACGACGCCCCGCACCGACGTACAGTACGTGGTCACGGAGCACGGCATCGCCGACCTCAAGTGCAAATCGATCAAGGACCGGATCCGGGAGATGATCAGGGTCGCCCACCCGCAGTTCCGGGATCAGTTGGAAAAAGAGGCCCGGGAAAATCATTTTTACGAATCATAG